A section of the Halopiger aswanensis genome encodes:
- the pth2 gene encoding peptidyl-tRNA hydrolase Pth2 — protein sequence MKQAIVARTDIGMGQGKLAAQVAHASLSAYEKADSQLRRQWKDGGQKKVVLKGESERQLHELAEIANSEGIPNALVRDAGHTQLEPGTVTALAVGPAADDRIDRVTGELSLF from the coding sequence ATGAAACAGGCCATCGTCGCTCGCACCGACATCGGCATGGGCCAGGGCAAACTCGCCGCACAGGTCGCCCACGCGTCGCTGTCGGCCTACGAGAAGGCCGACAGCCAGCTCCGACGGCAGTGGAAAGACGGCGGGCAGAAGAAGGTCGTCCTCAAGGGCGAGAGCGAACGGCAGCTCCACGAACTCGCCGAAATCGCCAACAGCGAAGGGATTCCCAACGCACTCGTGCGCGACGCCGGCCACACGCAACTCGAGCCCGGCACGGTCACGGCGCTTGCCGTCGGCCCCGCCGCGGACGATCGGATCGACCGCGTGACGGGCGAGCTCTCGCTGTTCTGA
- the truD gene encoding tRNA pseudouridine(13) synthase TruD, which produces MRPAHPTEQAVGMAYYVSDADGVGGHLRDDDDQFRVRELERFDTEPADANTDAYPHLVVRATLRGWDTNDFATRLSDALGVSRERVNWAGTKDKYAVTTQLFSVYGADPADLPEVNGAEIEVLGRAGRSLEFGDLAGNEFELVVTDPERPDNAAQITDELHEFGGFDESNARGGSRRSGAETEDGDVDAVSVGVPNFFGQQRFGSRRPITHEVGLEIVRGDWEGAVMAYLGRPTEAEPEGTQKARTFVEETRDWQAALERFPNRLRYERSMLHELAECDGEPGPDEFRAALERLPSNLQRLFVHAAQSYAFNRMLSKRLERGLPFDRPVAGDVVCFADTDAPEGLVLPDTDRLQRVDERRVDSVTRHCERGRAFVTAPLVGTETDLADGEQGEIEREVLDDLDLDPDDFDLPDEFYSSGTRRAMLVQTDLEVGTDPLSLSFALPKGSYATVVAREYLKVDPIDLG; this is translated from the coding sequence ATGCGTCCAGCCCACCCCACAGAGCAGGCCGTCGGCATGGCATACTACGTCAGCGACGCCGACGGCGTCGGCGGCCACCTGCGCGACGACGACGACCAGTTTCGGGTCCGCGAACTCGAGCGGTTCGACACCGAGCCCGCGGACGCGAATACGGACGCCTATCCCCACCTCGTCGTCCGCGCGACGCTGCGGGGCTGGGACACGAACGACTTCGCGACCCGGCTCTCCGATGCGCTCGGGGTCTCCCGCGAGCGAGTCAACTGGGCCGGCACGAAGGACAAGTACGCCGTGACGACGCAGTTGTTCTCGGTCTACGGCGCCGACCCCGCGGACCTGCCCGAGGTCAACGGCGCCGAGATCGAGGTGCTCGGGCGGGCGGGCCGCTCGCTCGAGTTCGGCGATCTCGCGGGCAACGAGTTCGAACTCGTCGTGACCGATCCCGAGCGGCCCGACAACGCAGCGCAGATTACGGACGAACTGCACGAATTCGGCGGGTTCGACGAGTCGAACGCTCGAGGCGGCTCGAGGCGCTCGGGGGCGGAGACCGAGGATGGAGACGTGGACGCCGTCTCCGTCGGCGTCCCCAACTTCTTCGGTCAGCAGCGCTTCGGCAGCCGCCGTCCGATCACCCACGAGGTCGGCCTCGAGATCGTCCGCGGGGACTGGGAGGGTGCAGTCATGGCCTACCTCGGCCGACCGACCGAGGCCGAACCCGAGGGGACTCAGAAGGCAAGAACGTTCGTCGAGGAGACTCGCGACTGGCAGGCCGCCCTCGAGCGGTTCCCCAACCGCCTGCGCTACGAGCGCTCGATGCTCCACGAACTCGCGGAGTGTGACGGCGAACCCGGACCCGATGAGTTCAGGGCCGCGCTCGAGCGCCTCCCCTCCAACCTCCAGCGGCTGTTCGTCCACGCCGCGCAGTCCTACGCGTTCAACCGAATGCTCTCGAAACGCCTCGAGCGCGGGCTGCCGTTCGACCGGCCCGTCGCGGGCGACGTGGTCTGTTTCGCCGACACCGACGCACCCGAGGGGCTCGTCCTCCCGGACACGGATCGACTCCAGCGGGTCGACGAGCGGCGGGTCGACTCGGTGACGCGTCACTGCGAGCGCGGCCGCGCGTTCGTCACCGCGCCGCTTGTCGGCACGGAGACGGACCTGGCCGACGGCGAGCAGGGCGAAATCGAGCGCGAGGTGCTCGACGATCTCGACCTCGATCCCGACGACTTCGACCTCCCCGACGAGTTCTACTCGAGCGGGACGCGGCGGGCGATGCTGGTGCAGACGGATCTCGAGGTCGGAACCGACCCGCTCTCGCTGTCGTTTGCGCTGCCGAAAGGGTCCTACGCGACGGTCGTGGCGCGGGAGTACCTGAAGGTCGACCCCATCGATCTCGGGTGA
- the arsN2 gene encoding arsenic resistance N-acetyltransferase ArsN2, protein MDSASITLRPIGERGGARDPDLAYVESLLEATNLPNDDVREKPEAFYIASDGDERVGIGGLEQYGGDGLLRSLVVESGARSNGYGTAICDALEEAARADGIERLYLLTTTAAEFFADRGYERIDRSDAPPAIRRTDQFADLCPATATCLRRSL, encoded by the coding sequence ATGGACAGCGCGTCGATCACGCTCCGTCCGATCGGCGAGCGAGGAGGTGCCCGCGACCCTGACCTCGCGTACGTCGAATCCCTGCTCGAGGCCACTAACCTCCCGAACGATGATGTCCGCGAGAAGCCGGAGGCGTTCTACATCGCTTCCGACGGCGACGAGCGGGTCGGAATCGGCGGCCTCGAGCAATACGGCGGCGACGGACTCCTTCGGTCGCTCGTCGTCGAATCGGGAGCGCGGTCGAACGGCTACGGAACGGCGATCTGCGACGCACTTGAGGAGGCCGCTCGAGCCGACGGCATCGAGCGGCTGTACTTGCTGACGACGACCGCGGCCGAGTTCTTCGCGGATCGTGGCTACGAACGGATCGACCGATCTGACGCGCCGCCGGCGATCCGCCGGACCGACCAGTTCGCCGACCTCTGTCCGGCGACCGCAACCTGTCTGCGACGGTCGCTGTAG
- a CDS encoding 30S ribosomal protein S3ae, with the protein MSERSVSRAKQEKRWYTVLAPEQFDRQELGETPADEPEKVYDRTIETTLGELNNNASENNTKLTFKITDVGSDSAYTEFQEHSLTRDYLRSLVRRGASKIEAYVTVLTTDDYRVQVQPVAFTTKKADASQEKAIREQMVEMVEEAAAERTFEELISSIVEGRLSSGIYGEAKTIYPLRRVEIQKTTLEAHPEEVAEEEATAVDVDEEDVATGD; encoded by the coding sequence ATGAGTGAACGCTCAGTTTCACGCGCGAAACAGGAGAAGCGGTGGTACACCGTGCTCGCGCCGGAGCAGTTCGACCGGCAGGAGCTCGGCGAAACCCCCGCTGACGAACCGGAAAAGGTCTACGACCGAACCATCGAAACGACGCTCGGCGAACTCAACAACAACGCCAGCGAGAACAACACCAAGCTGACCTTCAAGATCACGGACGTCGGCAGCGACTCGGCCTACACCGAGTTCCAGGAGCACTCCCTGACCCGGGACTACCTGCGCTCGCTCGTCCGCCGCGGTGCCTCGAAGATCGAGGCCTACGTCACCGTCCTCACGACGGACGACTACCGCGTGCAGGTCCAGCCCGTCGCCTTCACGACCAAGAAGGCCGACGCGAGCCAGGAAAAGGCCATCCGCGAGCAGATGGTCGAGATGGTCGAGGAGGCCGCCGCCGAGCGGACCTTCGAGGAGCTCATCAGCAGCATCGTCGAGGGACGGCTCTCCTCGGGCATCTACGGCGAGGCCAAGACGATCTACCCACTGCGCCGCGTCGAGATCCAGAAGACGACCCTCGAGGCACACCCCGAGGAAGTCGCCGAAGAGGAAGCGACCGCAGTCGACGTCGACGAGGAAGACGTCGCTACGGGCGACTAA
- a CDS encoding KEOPS complex subunit Pcc1, whose protein sequence is MSRRATIRTTHDDPELVARALRPDNTDEMTTTVDDESGAVVTRIERETTGGLHSTVDDYVVNLEVATEIVDGARRTARTTDGRGTASDQEHNHTDTNE, encoded by the coding sequence ATGAGTCGGCGAGCGACGATCCGGACGACCCACGACGACCCCGAACTCGTCGCGCGGGCGCTGCGTCCGGACAACACCGACGAGATGACGACGACGGTCGACGACGAGTCCGGCGCGGTCGTCACGCGGATCGAACGCGAGACGACCGGCGGACTCCATTCGACGGTCGACGACTACGTGGTCAACCTCGAGGTTGCGACCGAGATCGTCGACGGCGCACGACGGACAGCACGCACAACCGACGGACGCGGGACAGCGTCCGACCAAGAACACAACCACACAGATACCAATGAGTGA
- a CDS encoding exonuclease, whose translation MSADGRSADADARAALESASFVRLVARADGDALAASGLVAQALADRGTPFQLTVGRTIADRTARAEVAAGDERDLTLVIGAADIDAKADATATVTRLDADDRPATLAAVDHVRDLGATPDLVLALAGLAAAGLEPGAGESEWVLETAQERGLVDRRPGLAVPTADPVDGVAHSTRLRGPWSGDADAARDALADAVDLDASLENDDHRTIASLVALEAVSADAAAEVAAESIQRALRPYATPGADAPFETIGGYADVLEATARTEPGTGAALAMGHDVHESALSAWREYGRRAHRALEGASTGRYDGLFVVGIDDGPVDGVAQIAAAYRSPEPTVLVVGDGEAALATRDDESLGPAVEGVARELACETAYDVGRRRGYLRYDADADEDANADIDESTIIAPVRELL comes from the coding sequence ATGTCCGCAGACGGTCGGTCCGCAGACGCAGACGCCCGCGCCGCCCTCGAGAGCGCGAGCTTCGTTCGGCTCGTCGCCCGAGCCGACGGCGACGCGCTCGCGGCGAGCGGTCTCGTCGCGCAGGCGTTGGCCGACCGCGGAACGCCGTTCCAGCTCACCGTCGGCCGGACGATCGCGGACCGAACCGCGCGCGCCGAAGTGGCGGCCGGCGACGAGCGAGATCTGACGCTCGTTATCGGTGCCGCCGATATCGACGCCAAGGCCGACGCGACCGCCACGGTGACCCGACTCGACGCGGACGATCGACCCGCGACGCTCGCGGCCGTCGATCACGTCCGCGATCTCGGTGCGACGCCCGACCTCGTACTCGCGCTGGCCGGCCTCGCGGCCGCCGGCCTCGAGCCGGGAGCGGGCGAAAGCGAGTGGGTCCTCGAGACGGCCCAGGAGCGCGGCCTGGTCGACCGTCGACCGGGGCTTGCGGTGCCGACGGCGGATCCGGTTGACGGCGTCGCCCACTCGACGCGGCTCCGCGGGCCGTGGTCCGGCGACGCCGATGCGGCCCGCGACGCGCTCGCGGACGCGGTCGATCTCGACGCGTCGCTCGAGAACGACGACCACCGCACGATTGCCTCACTGGTCGCTCTCGAGGCGGTCAGCGCCGACGCGGCCGCAGAGGTCGCCGCGGAGTCGATCCAGCGCGCGCTCCGGCCGTACGCGACCCCCGGGGCCGACGCGCCGTTCGAGACGATCGGCGGCTACGCCGACGTGCTCGAGGCGACCGCCCGCACGGAGCCGGGCACCGGCGCTGCGCTCGCGATGGGCCACGACGTCCACGAGTCGGCCCTGTCCGCTTGGCGCGAGTACGGCCGACGCGCACATCGCGCGCTCGAGGGCGCCTCGACCGGCCGCTACGACGGGCTCTTCGTCGTCGGTATCGACGACGGCCCCGTCGACGGCGTCGCACAAATCGCCGCGGCCTATCGGTCGCCGGAGCCGACCGTCCTCGTCGTCGGCGACGGCGAGGCGGCGCTGGCAACCCGCGACGACGAGTCGCTGGGTCCGGCGGTCGAGGGCGTCGCTCGAGAGCTCGCGTGCGAGACCGCGTACGACGTCGGGCGGCGGCGCGGCTACCTGCGGTACGACGCGGACGCGGACGAGGACGCAAATGCGGACATCGACGAGTCGACGATCATCGCGCCAGTGAGGGAGCTACTATGA
- a CDS encoding 30S ribosomal protein S15 yields the protein MARMHTRRRGSSGSDKPAADEPPEWSDVDAEDIEDRVVELAEQGYDPSQIGMKLRDEGVTGTPIPDVKLATGKKVTEILEENDATSDIPEDLYNLMERAVRLREHVQQNPQDYQNKRALQNTESKVRRLVDYYRGDELEPDFTYSYDVAKDLIDEE from the coding sequence ATGGCACGAATGCACACCCGCCGTCGCGGCTCGTCCGGTTCGGACAAGCCGGCGGCAGACGAACCTCCGGAGTGGAGCGACGTCGACGCGGAGGACATCGAAGACCGCGTCGTCGAACTAGCAGAGCAGGGCTACGACCCGAGTCAGATCGGGATGAAGCTGCGTGACGAAGGCGTCACCGGCACGCCCATCCCGGACGTCAAGCTGGCGACCGGGAAGAAGGTCACCGAGATCCTCGAGGAGAACGACGCTACGTCGGACATCCCCGAGGACCTGTACAACCTGATGGAGCGCGCCGTGCGCCTGCGCGAGCACGTCCAGCAGAACCCGCAGGACTACCAGAACAAGCGCGCCCTGCAGAACACGGAGTCGAAGGTCCGCCGTCTCGTCGACTACTACCGCGGTGACGAGCTCGAGCCGGACTTTACGTACTCCTACGACGTTGCGAAGGACCTCATCGACGAGGAGTAA
- a CDS encoding DUF1328 family protein produces MLELALMFFVIAIIAGALGAGNVAGLSMAVGKWLVLVFLVLAVVSLLL; encoded by the coding sequence ATGTTAGAACTTGCACTCATGTTCTTCGTAATCGCGATCATCGCCGGCGCACTCGGTGCGGGCAACGTCGCCGGACTCTCGATGGCCGTCGGGAAGTGGCTCGTGTTGGTCTTCCTCGTGCTTGCCGTCGTCTCGCTGCTGCTCTGA
- a CDS encoding helix-turn-helix transcriptional regulator — translation MVLSALRARLSSLWSTESTDETPNESTTTDEASTDESPEDETLSYAEEIEYGVDEHDLQDEDKILRLLVKRGGRVDQSTVREETGWSEDRLADVIDRMEDDNQISAITVGRKRVICRRGFEPKGYRSHLNE, via the coding sequence ATGGTACTGAGTGCACTCCGGGCTCGCCTCTCGTCGCTCTGGTCGACCGAATCGACCGACGAGACACCGAACGAGTCCACAACGACGGACGAGGCATCGACCGACGAATCACCCGAGGACGAAACGCTGAGTTACGCCGAAGAAATCGAGTACGGCGTCGACGAGCACGACCTCCAGGACGAGGACAAGATCCTCCGATTGCTCGTCAAACGCGGCGGGCGCGTCGATCAATCGACCGTGCGCGAGGAAACCGGCTGGTCCGAGGACCGACTCGCCGACGTCATCGACCGCATGGAGGACGACAACCAGATCAGCGCGATCACGGTCGGGCGAAAGCGCGTCATCTGTCGGCGAGGCTTCGAACCGAAGGGCTACCGGTCGCATCTCAACGAGTAG
- a CDS encoding SelT/SelW/SelH family protein has product MPTVEIEYCVPCGFLSRAEDVQHALLSTFGEQLDAVTLATGADGVFVVRVDDTVIFDKSEDEYDVDEIVRRVRDQL; this is encoded by the coding sequence ATGCCGACGGTCGAGATCGAATACTGCGTTCCGTGTGGATTCTTGTCACGAGCGGAAGACGTCCAGCACGCCCTGCTGTCGACGTTCGGCGAGCAACTCGATGCGGTCACGCTCGCGACGGGTGCCGACGGCGTCTTCGTCGTCCGCGTCGACGATACTGTCATCTTCGATAAGAGTGAAGACGAGTACGACGTCGACGAAATCGTCAGACGGGTCCGGGATCAGCTGTAA
- the surE gene encoding 5'/3'-nucleotidase SurE, which yields MSDALEILLTNDDGIDSTGLYALYDALSEYANVTVVAPADDQSACGRSISHEVDVSEHELGYAVHGTPADCVVAGLAELGPFPDLVVAGCNKGANLGEYVLGRSGTISAAVEAAFFDVPAIATSMYVPVDGASLEAVDLSVDDYAEATRITSFLAEHTLETDVFEHAAYLNVNVPVADPDGEPAPVEITRPSQRYEMDAERDGERVHLHDRVWESMDPDEIPDPEGTDRRAVAEGRISVSPLTAPHSTNHHETLEDLADRYAESVGVPEFVQ from the coding sequence ATGAGCGACGCCCTCGAGATCCTGCTGACCAACGACGACGGGATCGACAGTACCGGGCTGTACGCGTTATACGACGCGCTCTCGGAATACGCGAACGTCACGGTCGTCGCCCCCGCCGACGACCAGAGCGCCTGCGGGCGGTCGATCTCCCACGAGGTCGACGTCAGCGAGCACGAACTCGGCTACGCGGTCCACGGGACGCCCGCCGACTGCGTCGTCGCCGGCCTCGCGGAACTCGGGCCGTTCCCCGACCTCGTCGTCGCGGGCTGTAACAAGGGCGCGAACTTAGGCGAGTACGTCCTCGGCCGCTCGGGGACGATCAGCGCCGCCGTCGAGGCCGCCTTCTTCGACGTGCCCGCGATCGCGACCTCGATGTACGTCCCCGTCGACGGCGCCTCGCTCGAGGCGGTCGACCTTTCGGTGGACGACTACGCCGAGGCGACCCGAATTACCTCGTTCCTCGCCGAACACACCCTCGAGACCGACGTCTTCGAGCACGCGGCGTATCTCAACGTCAACGTCCCGGTTGCGGATCCCGACGGCGAGCCGGCGCCGGTCGAGATCACCCGCCCCTCCCAGCGCTACGAGATGGACGCCGAGCGCGACGGCGAGCGCGTCCACCTCCACGATCGAGTCTGGGAGTCGATGGACCCCGACGAAATCCCCGATCCTGAGGGCACCGACCGCCGCGCCGTCGCCGAGGGCCGGATCAGCGTCTCGCCGCTGACCGCGCCCCACTCGACGAACCACCACGAGACGCTCGAGGACCTCGCGGATCGCTACGCCGAGTCGGTCGGCGTCCCGGAGTTCGTCCAGTAA
- a CDS encoding small ribosomal subunit Rsm22 family protein, with translation MSEQREAIRSNAKYLRNVRPIDPDEICEYVAGNPHPAVVRQHLREDAVDLGLVERDDGTFVPVEDEPVPPSRGPVRAFPADYETALEDLLVERYGVNWHQDGAGDLLRSTIRRFKSRYLEGRRVEYDDDVAAGYAIYHLPAYYAAVQYALTELAERGLLGRDLRVLDIGAGVGGPALGLCDYLPDDALVEYHAIEPSAAADVLEELLGETGRNVHTTIHRTTAEAFDPAAVSGDGDGGDDTFDPTAPDDGFDLVLACNVLSELQDPEAVLRDALEWLAPDGTALAMAPADKNTSVQLREVERALEDERLLDRDVFEALEDSDGGDGGDGERGDGETADRARNRRGTVTVYSPAVRLWPDERPADRGWSFDVRPDLEVPSFQRKLDEATPEGDAEHAPGEFVNVDVQFSYSLLRLDGQRRIDIALETSDWAKMADMERHVTNRIDLVAAKLSRSLSDNDGDGRHSGRSNPLFKISDGSEQVDHYAVLTKETALNRPLLEADYGDVLSFESILALWNDDEAAYNLVVDEETVVDRIT, from the coding sequence ATGAGCGAGCAACGGGAGGCGATCCGATCGAACGCGAAGTACCTGCGCAACGTCCGGCCGATCGACCCCGACGAGATCTGCGAGTACGTCGCGGGGAACCCCCATCCGGCCGTCGTCCGCCAGCATCTCCGGGAGGACGCCGTCGACCTCGGTCTGGTCGAGCGCGACGACGGCACCTTCGTCCCCGTCGAGGACGAGCCCGTTCCCCCCAGCCGGGGGCCGGTGCGGGCGTTCCCCGCCGACTACGAGACGGCGCTCGAGGACCTGCTCGTCGAGCGCTACGGCGTCAACTGGCACCAGGACGGGGCCGGCGACCTGCTGCGATCGACGATTCGGCGGTTCAAGTCCCGCTACCTCGAGGGCCGCCGCGTCGAGTACGACGACGACGTCGCGGCGGGCTACGCGATCTACCACCTGCCGGCCTACTACGCGGCCGTCCAGTACGCGCTGACGGAGCTGGCCGAGCGCGGCCTGCTCGGGCGCGACCTGCGCGTGCTCGACATCGGCGCCGGCGTCGGCGGCCCCGCGCTGGGACTCTGCGACTACCTACCCGACGACGCGCTGGTCGAATACCACGCGATCGAGCCCAGCGCGGCCGCGGACGTGCTCGAGGAGTTGCTGGGAGAGACGGGTCGGAACGTGCACACGACGATTCATCGAACGACGGCCGAGGCGTTCGATCCGGCGGCGGTGTCGGGGGACGGCGACGGCGGGGATGACACCTTCGACCCCACCGCACCCGACGACGGCTTCGACCTCGTGCTCGCCTGCAACGTCCTGAGCGAACTGCAGGACCCCGAAGCCGTGCTGCGGGACGCCCTCGAGTGGCTCGCCCCCGACGGCACCGCGCTCGCGATGGCCCCCGCGGACAAGAACACGAGCGTCCAACTGCGCGAGGTAGAACGAGCCCTCGAGGACGAACGGCTGCTGGATCGAGACGTGTTCGAGGCGCTCGAGGATAGCGACGGCGGGGACGGTGGCGACGGCGAGCGCGGAGATGGCGAAACCGCCGACCGCGCTCGCAACCGCCGCGGCACCGTCACCGTCTACAGCCCCGCCGTCCGCCTCTGGCCCGACGAGCGCCCCGCCGACCGCGGCTGGTCGTTCGACGTCCGGCCCGACCTCGAGGTGCCGTCCTTCCAGCGCAAACTCGACGAGGCGACGCCCGAGGGCGACGCCGAGCACGCCCCCGGCGAGTTCGTCAACGTCGACGTCCAGTTCTCCTACTCGCTGCTGCGGCTGGACGGCCAACGCCGGATCGACATCGCGCTCGAGACCAGCGACTGGGCGAAGATGGCCGACATGGAGCGCCACGTCACCAACCGAATCGACCTCGTCGCGGCCAAACTCAGCCGCTCGCTGAGCGACAATGACGGCGACGGCCGCCACAGCGGCCGCTCGAACCCCCTGTTCAAGATCAGCGACGGCAGCGAGCAGGTCGACCACTACGCGGTCCTCACGAAGGAAACCGCGCTCAACCGGCCGCTGCTCGAGGCCGACTACGGCGACGTGTTGTCGTTCGAATCGATCCTCGCGCTCTGGAACGACGACGAGGCGGCCTACAATCTGGTCGTCGACGAGGAGACCGTCGTCGATCGAATTACCTGA
- a CDS encoding NAD(P)-binding domain-containing protein — MDVLIVGAGSMGAWFGRAVDAAVAFADVDPDAAAAAADAVEGAEVAPLAPDGADASDDYDVVCLAVPMAHVTDAIATHASRAERAVVDVSGVMEPALEAMAEHAPDLERASLHPLFAPERAPGSIAVVRDAGGPTVDEVLAGLEERGNELIETTASEHDEAMETVQAATHAAVLSFALAAEPVPEGFETPIYEGLATLTEQMTEGTPRVYADIQTAFDGADAVAEAAASIAAADPDEFESLYREAAATWQTQDRAQNGDADARTTATSDNGGDST; from the coding sequence ATGGACGTACTGATCGTCGGCGCGGGATCGATGGGCGCCTGGTTCGGACGCGCGGTCGACGCCGCCGTCGCGTTCGCCGACGTCGATCCCGACGCCGCAGCGGCGGCCGCCGACGCCGTCGAGGGCGCCGAGGTCGCCCCGCTCGCGCCCGACGGGGCGGACGCGAGCGACGACTACGACGTCGTCTGTCTCGCCGTCCCGATGGCCCACGTCACCGACGCGATCGCGACCCACGCGAGCCGCGCCGAGCGGGCCGTCGTCGACGTCTCGGGCGTGATGGAACCCGCACTCGAGGCGATGGCCGAACACGCGCCCGACCTCGAGCGCGCCAGCCTGCACCCGCTGTTCGCACCCGAACGCGCGCCGGGTTCGATCGCCGTCGTCCGCGACGCCGGCGGACCGACGGTCGATGAGGTGCTCGCCGGACTCGAGGAGCGCGGAAACGAACTCATCGAGACGACGGCGAGCGAGCACGACGAGGCCATGGAGACGGTGCAGGCGGCGACCCACGCCGCGGTGCTTTCGTTCGCGCTCGCGGCCGAGCCGGTCCCCGAGGGATTCGAGACGCCGATCTACGAGGGGCTGGCGACGCTGACCGAGCAGATGACCGAGGGGACGCCGCGGGTCTACGCCGACATCCAGACCGCCTTCGACGGCGCCGATGCAGTTGCCGAGGCCGCCGCCTCGATCGCCGCGGCCGATCCCGACGAGTTCGAATCGCTGTACCGGGAGGCGGCGGCGACCTGGCAGACACAGGATCGAGCGCAGAACGGCGACGCCGACGCACGGACGACGGCGACCAGCGACAACGGCGGTGATTCTACATGA
- a CDS encoding GNAT family N-acetyltransferase has translation MGSTERPTFSSDANRRLYEYVERHGTVERHKLREYVSVSADEFASRLEELKADGYLEEDGGTLRIGFEFGAVAEYETDDLAFAIRPGRHDDFDGLIETIRDVTDTETYVVAETVAEELLYENAVTRHNAVRSRVFFVATVEGDVVGWTHLELPQVERLRGTAQQTVGVREAFRGHGIGSKLLERGVEWADANGYRKVYNSVPVTNDRALEFLTDHGWDTEAIRRNHYAIDDELVDEVMMAREL, from the coding sequence ATGGGATCGACCGAACGACCGACGTTTTCGTCCGACGCCAACCGACGGCTCTACGAGTACGTCGAACGCCACGGCACCGTCGAGCGCCACAAGCTTCGGGAGTACGTCTCAGTGTCGGCCGACGAGTTCGCATCGCGGCTCGAGGAGCTGAAGGCGGACGGCTATCTCGAGGAGGACGGCGGGACGCTTCGGATCGGGTTCGAGTTCGGGGCGGTCGCGGAGTACGAAACCGACGACCTCGCGTTCGCGATTCGGCCGGGGCGCCACGACGATTTCGACGGCCTCATCGAGACCATCCGAGACGTGACCGACACGGAGACCTACGTCGTCGCGGAGACGGTCGCCGAAGAACTGCTCTACGAGAACGCCGTCACCAGGCACAACGCGGTCCGCTCGCGGGTGTTTTTCGTCGCGACGGTCGAGGGCGACGTCGTCGGCTGGACCCACCTCGAGCTTCCGCAGGTCGAGCGCCTGCGGGGGACCGCCCAGCAGACCGTCGGGGTTCGCGAGGCCTTCCGCGGGCACGGCATCGGCAGCAAACTGCTCGAGCGCGGCGTCGAGTGGGCCGACGCCAACGGCTACCGGAAGGTCTACAACAGCGTTCCGGTCACCAACGACCGCGCGCTCGAGTTCCTGACCGACCACGGCTGGGACACCGAGGCGATCCGTCGGAACCACTACGCGATCGACGACGAACTGGTCGACGAGGTGATGATGGCGCGCGAGCTGTAG
- a CDS encoding Lrp/AsnC family transcriptional regulator: protein MSSDLDDVDRGILFLLQDDARNTTAIEMAERLDVSPSTVRNRIERLEETGVLTGYHPQIDYTRLDIPLLTTFVVTAAPTQRHEAVEALLEVEGVLEVQELLGGRENIHVKVLARDNCHLSEITQSIHELDVEIERTEIAKQRRTGSPSIFETALESVRRDGDN, encoded by the coding sequence ATGTCGAGCGACCTCGACGACGTCGACCGGGGGATCCTCTTTCTCCTGCAGGACGATGCCAGAAACACGACCGCGATCGAGATGGCCGAACGACTCGACGTCTCGCCCAGCACCGTCCGAAACCGAATCGAACGGCTCGAGGAGACCGGCGTCCTCACCGGCTACCACCCGCAGATCGACTACACCCGACTCGATATTCCGCTGTTGACTACGTTCGTCGTGACAGCGGCCCCGACGCAGCGACACGAGGCCGTCGAGGCGCTGCTCGAGGTCGAGGGGGTCCTCGAGGTCCAGGAGTTGCTCGGCGGCCGGGAGAACATCCACGTCAAGGTCCTCGCGCGGGACAACTGCCACCTCTCGGAAATCACGCAGTCGATCCACGAGTTAGACGTCGAGATCGAGCGGACCGAAATCGCGAAACAGCGGCGAACGGGGTCCCCGTCGATCTTCGAAACTGCGCTCGAGTCGGTTCGTCGCGATGGGGACAACTGA